A single Anopheles arabiensis isolate DONGOLA chromosome 2, AaraD3, whole genome shotgun sequence DNA region contains:
- the LOC120904898 gene encoding C-terminal-binding protein isoform X1, producing the protein MMPKRSRLGDVRGPISNGPMQSRPLVALLDGRDCSIEMPILKDVATVAFCDAQSTSEIHEKVLNEAVGALMWHTIILTKEDLEKFKALRIIVRIGSGVDNIDVKAAGELGIAVCNVPGYGVEEVADTTMCLILNLYRRTYWLANMVREGKKFTGPEQVRDAAQGCARIRGDTLGLVGLGRIGSAVALRAKVFGFNVSFYDPYLPDGIEKSLGLNRVYTLQELLFHSDCVSLHCTLNEHNHHLINEFTIKQMRPGAFLVNTARGGLVDDEALAVALKQGRIRAAALDVHENEPYNVFQGALKDAPNLLCTPHAAFYSEAATTELREMAASEIRRAIIGNIPECLRNCVNKEYFLRSSTGGGAGGYSEAGINGGYYSGGLQQAHSTTPLEAPHSAGSHAPPSGGGPPPPPVAVIPPVSAVTAPPPQAS; encoded by the exons ATGATGCCGAAACGATCACGTCTGGGTGACGTCCGCGGGCCAATTTCGAACGGACCGATGCAATCGCGCCCGCTGGTCGCTCTTCTCGATGGGCGCGACTGTTCGATCGAGATGCCCATACTGAAGGATGTGGCCACGGTTGCATTCTGCGATGCACAGAGCACATCAGAGATTCATGAAAAA GTATTAAACGAAGCCGTAGGCGCACTGATGTGGCACACAATCATTCTGACGAAGGAGGATCTGGAAAAGTTCAAAGCCCTCCGGATAATCGTCCGGATTGGAAGCGGAGTCGATAACATTGACGTGAAGGCGGCCGGCGAGCTCGGTATCGCCGTCTGCAATGTGCCCGGCTATGGCGTCGAGGAGGTTGCCGACACGACCATGTGCTTGATCCTGAACCTGTACCGGCGGACCTACTGGTTGGCGAACATGGTGCGAGAAGGCAAGAAATTTACTGGCCCGGAACAGGTGCGAGATGCAGCGCAG GGATGTGCCAGAATACGCGGTGACACACTTGGGTTGGTCGGACTGGGACGCATTGGCAGTGCGGTTGCGCTGCGAGCAAAAGTATTCGGCTTCAATGTGAGCTTCTACGATCCGTACCTGCCCGATGGTATCGAGAAATCGCTCGGACTCAACCGCGTCTACACCCTGCAGGAACTGCTGTTCCACTCCGATTGCGTCTCGTTGCACTGTACATTAAACGAGCATAATCATCATCTTATCAATGAGTTTACGATTAAACAG ATGAGACCCGGTGCATTCCTGGTAAATACGGCACGCGGTGGCCTGGTGGATGACGAGGCGCTTGCCGTCGCACTGAAGCAGGGTCGCATCCGAGCGGCAGCACTAGACGTTCATGAGAATGAGCCATACAATGTATTTCAG GGTGCCCTGAAAGATGCCCCTAACCTGCTCTGTACGCCACACGCTGCCTTCTACAGCGAAGCGGCCACGACGGAACTGCGCGAGATGGCGGCGAGCGAAATCCGACGGGCAATCATTGGCAATATACCGGAGTGTCTCCGGAACTGTGTGAACAAGGAGTACTTCCTGCGTTCCTCGACGGGCGGTGGTGCCGGCGGATACTCAGAAG CTGGTATAAATGGCGGCTATTATTCAGGTGGATTACAGCAAGCCCATAGTACAACACCGCTCGAGGCACCACACAGTGCAGGATCGCATGCGCCACCCAGCGGCGGCGGTCCCCCGCCACCGCCCGTTGCCGTAATACCGCCTGTTTCCGCTGTTACAGCGCCACCACCACAAG CCTCTTAG
- the LOC120904898 gene encoding C-terminal-binding protein isoform X2, with the protein MMPKRSRLGDVRGPISNGPMQSRPLVALLDGRDCSIEMPILKDVATVAFCDAQSTSEIHEKVLNEAVGALMWHTIILTKEDLEKFKALRIIVRIGSGVDNIDVKAAGELGIAVCNVPGYGVEEVADTTMCLILNLYRRTYWLANMVREGKKFTGPEQVRDAAQGCARIRGDTLGLVGLGRIGSAVALRAKVFGFNVSFYDPYLPDGIEKSLGLNRVYTLQELLFHSDCVSLHCTLNEHNHHLINEFTIKQMRPGAFLVNTARGGLVDDEALAVALKQGRIRAAALDVHENEPYNGALKDAPNLLCTPHAAFYSEAATTELREMAASEIRRAIIGNIPECLRNCVNKEYFLRSSTGGGAGGYSEAGINGGYYSGGLQQAHSTTPLEAPHSAGSHAPPSGGGPPPPPVAVIPPVSAVTAPPPQAS; encoded by the exons ATGATGCCGAAACGATCACGTCTGGGTGACGTCCGCGGGCCAATTTCGAACGGACCGATGCAATCGCGCCCGCTGGTCGCTCTTCTCGATGGGCGCGACTGTTCGATCGAGATGCCCATACTGAAGGATGTGGCCACGGTTGCATTCTGCGATGCACAGAGCACATCAGAGATTCATGAAAAA GTATTAAACGAAGCCGTAGGCGCACTGATGTGGCACACAATCATTCTGACGAAGGAGGATCTGGAAAAGTTCAAAGCCCTCCGGATAATCGTCCGGATTGGAAGCGGAGTCGATAACATTGACGTGAAGGCGGCCGGCGAGCTCGGTATCGCCGTCTGCAATGTGCCCGGCTATGGCGTCGAGGAGGTTGCCGACACGACCATGTGCTTGATCCTGAACCTGTACCGGCGGACCTACTGGTTGGCGAACATGGTGCGAGAAGGCAAGAAATTTACTGGCCCGGAACAGGTGCGAGATGCAGCGCAG GGATGTGCCAGAATACGCGGTGACACACTTGGGTTGGTCGGACTGGGACGCATTGGCAGTGCGGTTGCGCTGCGAGCAAAAGTATTCGGCTTCAATGTGAGCTTCTACGATCCGTACCTGCCCGATGGTATCGAGAAATCGCTCGGACTCAACCGCGTCTACACCCTGCAGGAACTGCTGTTCCACTCCGATTGCGTCTCGTTGCACTGTACATTAAACGAGCATAATCATCATCTTATCAATGAGTTTACGATTAAACAG ATGAGACCCGGTGCATTCCTGGTAAATACGGCACGCGGTGGCCTGGTGGATGACGAGGCGCTTGCCGTCGCACTGAAGCAGGGTCGCATCCGAGCGGCAGCACTAGACGTTCATGAGAATGAGCCATACAAT GGTGCCCTGAAAGATGCCCCTAACCTGCTCTGTACGCCACACGCTGCCTTCTACAGCGAAGCGGCCACGACGGAACTGCGCGAGATGGCGGCGAGCGAAATCCGACGGGCAATCATTGGCAATATACCGGAGTGTCTCCGGAACTGTGTGAACAAGGAGTACTTCCTGCGTTCCTCGACGGGCGGTGGTGCCGGCGGATACTCAGAAG CTGGTATAAATGGCGGCTATTATTCAGGTGGATTACAGCAAGCCCATAGTACAACACCGCTCGAGGCACCACACAGTGCAGGATCGCATGCGCCACCCAGCGGCGGCGGTCCCCCGCCACCGCCCGTTGCCGTAATACCGCCTGTTTCCGCTGTTACAGCGCCACCACCACAAG CCTCTTAG
- the LOC120904898 gene encoding C-terminal-binding protein isoform X3, with amino-acid sequence MMPKRSRLGDVRGPISNGPMQSRPLVALLDGRDCSIEMPILKDVATVAFCDAQSTSEIHEKVLNEAVGALMWHTIILTKEDLEKFKALRIIVRIGSGVDNIDVKAAGELGIAVCNVPGYGVEEVADTTMCLILNLYRRTYWLANMVREGKKFTGPEQVRDAAQGCARIRGDTLGLVGLGRIGSAVALRAKVFGFNVSFYDPYLPDGIEKSLGLNRVYTLQELLFHSDCVSLHCTLNEHNHHLINEFTIKQMRPGAFLVNTARGGLVDDEALAVALKQGRIRAAALDVHENEPYNVFQGALKDAPNLLCTPHAAFYSEAATTELREMAASEIRRAIIGNIPECLRNCVNKEYFLRSSTGGGAGGYSEGGLQQAHSTTPLEAPHSAGSHAPPSGGGPPPPPVAVIPPVSAVTAPPPQAS; translated from the exons ATGATGCCGAAACGATCACGTCTGGGTGACGTCCGCGGGCCAATTTCGAACGGACCGATGCAATCGCGCCCGCTGGTCGCTCTTCTCGATGGGCGCGACTGTTCGATCGAGATGCCCATACTGAAGGATGTGGCCACGGTTGCATTCTGCGATGCACAGAGCACATCAGAGATTCATGAAAAA GTATTAAACGAAGCCGTAGGCGCACTGATGTGGCACACAATCATTCTGACGAAGGAGGATCTGGAAAAGTTCAAAGCCCTCCGGATAATCGTCCGGATTGGAAGCGGAGTCGATAACATTGACGTGAAGGCGGCCGGCGAGCTCGGTATCGCCGTCTGCAATGTGCCCGGCTATGGCGTCGAGGAGGTTGCCGACACGACCATGTGCTTGATCCTGAACCTGTACCGGCGGACCTACTGGTTGGCGAACATGGTGCGAGAAGGCAAGAAATTTACTGGCCCGGAACAGGTGCGAGATGCAGCGCAG GGATGTGCCAGAATACGCGGTGACACACTTGGGTTGGTCGGACTGGGACGCATTGGCAGTGCGGTTGCGCTGCGAGCAAAAGTATTCGGCTTCAATGTGAGCTTCTACGATCCGTACCTGCCCGATGGTATCGAGAAATCGCTCGGACTCAACCGCGTCTACACCCTGCAGGAACTGCTGTTCCACTCCGATTGCGTCTCGTTGCACTGTACATTAAACGAGCATAATCATCATCTTATCAATGAGTTTACGATTAAACAG ATGAGACCCGGTGCATTCCTGGTAAATACGGCACGCGGTGGCCTGGTGGATGACGAGGCGCTTGCCGTCGCACTGAAGCAGGGTCGCATCCGAGCGGCAGCACTAGACGTTCATGAGAATGAGCCATACAATGTATTTCAG GGTGCCCTGAAAGATGCCCCTAACCTGCTCTGTACGCCACACGCTGCCTTCTACAGCGAAGCGGCCACGACGGAACTGCGCGAGATGGCGGCGAGCGAAATCCGACGGGCAATCATTGGCAATATACCGGAGTGTCTCCGGAACTGTGTGAACAAGGAGTACTTCCTGCGTTCCTCGACGGGCGGTGGTGCCGGCGGATACTCAGAAG GTGGATTACAGCAAGCCCATAGTACAACACCGCTCGAGGCACCACACAGTGCAGGATCGCATGCGCCACCCAGCGGCGGCGGTCCCCCGCCACCGCCCGTTGCCGTAATACCGCCTGTTTCCGCTGTTACAGCGCCACCACCACAAG CCTCTTAG
- the LOC120904898 gene encoding C-terminal-binding protein isoform X7: MMPKRSRLGDVRGPISNGPMQSRPLVALLDGRDCSIEMPILKDVATVAFCDAQSTSEIHEKVLNEAVGALMWHTIILTKEDLEKFKALRIIVRIGSGVDNIDVKAAGELGIAVCNVPGYGVEEVADTTMCLILNLYRRTYWLANMVREGKKFTGPEQVRDAAQGCARIRGDTLGLVGLGRIGSAVALRAKVFGFNVSFYDPYLPDGIEKSLGLNRVYTLQELLFHSDCVSLHCTLNEHNHHLINEFTIKQMRPGAFLVNTARGGLVDDEALAVALKQGRIRAAALDVHENEPYNVFQGALKDAPNLLCTPHAAFYSEAATTELREMAASEIRRAIIGNIPECLRNCVNKEYFLRSSTGGGAGGYSEEKNL, encoded by the exons ATGATGCCGAAACGATCACGTCTGGGTGACGTCCGCGGGCCAATTTCGAACGGACCGATGCAATCGCGCCCGCTGGTCGCTCTTCTCGATGGGCGCGACTGTTCGATCGAGATGCCCATACTGAAGGATGTGGCCACGGTTGCATTCTGCGATGCACAGAGCACATCAGAGATTCATGAAAAA GTATTAAACGAAGCCGTAGGCGCACTGATGTGGCACACAATCATTCTGACGAAGGAGGATCTGGAAAAGTTCAAAGCCCTCCGGATAATCGTCCGGATTGGAAGCGGAGTCGATAACATTGACGTGAAGGCGGCCGGCGAGCTCGGTATCGCCGTCTGCAATGTGCCCGGCTATGGCGTCGAGGAGGTTGCCGACACGACCATGTGCTTGATCCTGAACCTGTACCGGCGGACCTACTGGTTGGCGAACATGGTGCGAGAAGGCAAGAAATTTACTGGCCCGGAACAGGTGCGAGATGCAGCGCAG GGATGTGCCAGAATACGCGGTGACACACTTGGGTTGGTCGGACTGGGACGCATTGGCAGTGCGGTTGCGCTGCGAGCAAAAGTATTCGGCTTCAATGTGAGCTTCTACGATCCGTACCTGCCCGATGGTATCGAGAAATCGCTCGGACTCAACCGCGTCTACACCCTGCAGGAACTGCTGTTCCACTCCGATTGCGTCTCGTTGCACTGTACATTAAACGAGCATAATCATCATCTTATCAATGAGTTTACGATTAAACAG ATGAGACCCGGTGCATTCCTGGTAAATACGGCACGCGGTGGCCTGGTGGATGACGAGGCGCTTGCCGTCGCACTGAAGCAGGGTCGCATCCGAGCGGCAGCACTAGACGTTCATGAGAATGAGCCATACAATGTATTTCAG GGTGCCCTGAAAGATGCCCCTAACCTGCTCTGTACGCCACACGCTGCCTTCTACAGCGAAGCGGCCACGACGGAACTGCGCGAGATGGCGGCGAGCGAAATCCGACGGGCAATCATTGGCAATATACCGGAGTGTCTCCGGAACTGTGTGAACAAGGAGTACTTCCTGCGTTCCTCGACGGGCGGTGGTGCCGGCGGATACTCAGAAG AAAAAAACTTATAG
- the LOC120904898 gene encoding C-terminal-binding protein isoform X9 has protein sequence MMPKRSRLGDVRGPISNGPMQSRPLVALLDGRDCSIEMPILKDVATVAFCDAQSTSEIHEKVLNEAVGALMWHTIILTKEDLEKFKALRIIVRIGSGVDNIDVKAAGELGIAVCNVPGYGVEEVADTTMCLILNLYRRTYWLANMVREGKKFTGPEQVRDAAQGCARIRGDTLGLVGLGRIGSAVALRAKVFGFNVSFYDPYLPDGIEKSLGLNRVYTLQELLFHSDCVSLHCTLNEHNHHLINEFTIKQMRPGAFLVNTARGGLVDDEALAVALKQGRIRAAALDVHENEPYNVFQGALKDAPNLLCTPHAAFYSEAATTELREMAASEIRRAIIGNIPECLRNCVNKEYFLRSSTGGGAGGYSEEK, from the exons ATGATGCCGAAACGATCACGTCTGGGTGACGTCCGCGGGCCAATTTCGAACGGACCGATGCAATCGCGCCCGCTGGTCGCTCTTCTCGATGGGCGCGACTGTTCGATCGAGATGCCCATACTGAAGGATGTGGCCACGGTTGCATTCTGCGATGCACAGAGCACATCAGAGATTCATGAAAAA GTATTAAACGAAGCCGTAGGCGCACTGATGTGGCACACAATCATTCTGACGAAGGAGGATCTGGAAAAGTTCAAAGCCCTCCGGATAATCGTCCGGATTGGAAGCGGAGTCGATAACATTGACGTGAAGGCGGCCGGCGAGCTCGGTATCGCCGTCTGCAATGTGCCCGGCTATGGCGTCGAGGAGGTTGCCGACACGACCATGTGCTTGATCCTGAACCTGTACCGGCGGACCTACTGGTTGGCGAACATGGTGCGAGAAGGCAAGAAATTTACTGGCCCGGAACAGGTGCGAGATGCAGCGCAG GGATGTGCCAGAATACGCGGTGACACACTTGGGTTGGTCGGACTGGGACGCATTGGCAGTGCGGTTGCGCTGCGAGCAAAAGTATTCGGCTTCAATGTGAGCTTCTACGATCCGTACCTGCCCGATGGTATCGAGAAATCGCTCGGACTCAACCGCGTCTACACCCTGCAGGAACTGCTGTTCCACTCCGATTGCGTCTCGTTGCACTGTACATTAAACGAGCATAATCATCATCTTATCAATGAGTTTACGATTAAACAG ATGAGACCCGGTGCATTCCTGGTAAATACGGCACGCGGTGGCCTGGTGGATGACGAGGCGCTTGCCGTCGCACTGAAGCAGGGTCGCATCCGAGCGGCAGCACTAGACGTTCATGAGAATGAGCCATACAATGTATTTCAG GGTGCCCTGAAAGATGCCCCTAACCTGCTCTGTACGCCACACGCTGCCTTCTACAGCGAAGCGGCCACGACGGAACTGCGCGAGATGGCGGCGAGCGAAATCCGACGGGCAATCATTGGCAATATACCGGAGTGTCTCCGGAACTGTGTGAACAAGGAGTACTTCCTGCGTTCCTCGACGGGCGGTGGTGCCGGCGGATACTCAGAAG aaaagtga
- the LOC120904898 gene encoding C-terminal-binding protein isoform X8, which produces MMPKRSRLGDVRGPISNGPMQSRPLVALLDGRDCSIEMPILKDVATVAFCDAQSTSEIHEKVLNEAVGALMWHTIILTKEDLEKFKALRIIVRIGSGVDNIDVKAAGELGIAVCNVPGYGVEEVADTTMCLILNLYRRTYWLANMVREGKKFTGPEQVRDAAQGCARIRGDTLGLVGLGRIGSAVALRAKVFGFNVSFYDPYLPDGIEKSLGLNRVYTLQELLFHSDCVSLHCTLNEHNHHLINEFTIKQMRPGAFLVNTARGGLVDDEALAVALKQGRIRAAALDVHENEPYNVFQGALKDAPNLLCTPHAAFYSEAATTELREMAASEIRRAIIGNIPECLRNCVNKEYFLRSSTGGGAGGYSEVKR; this is translated from the exons ATGATGCCGAAACGATCACGTCTGGGTGACGTCCGCGGGCCAATTTCGAACGGACCGATGCAATCGCGCCCGCTGGTCGCTCTTCTCGATGGGCGCGACTGTTCGATCGAGATGCCCATACTGAAGGATGTGGCCACGGTTGCATTCTGCGATGCACAGAGCACATCAGAGATTCATGAAAAA GTATTAAACGAAGCCGTAGGCGCACTGATGTGGCACACAATCATTCTGACGAAGGAGGATCTGGAAAAGTTCAAAGCCCTCCGGATAATCGTCCGGATTGGAAGCGGAGTCGATAACATTGACGTGAAGGCGGCCGGCGAGCTCGGTATCGCCGTCTGCAATGTGCCCGGCTATGGCGTCGAGGAGGTTGCCGACACGACCATGTGCTTGATCCTGAACCTGTACCGGCGGACCTACTGGTTGGCGAACATGGTGCGAGAAGGCAAGAAATTTACTGGCCCGGAACAGGTGCGAGATGCAGCGCAG GGATGTGCCAGAATACGCGGTGACACACTTGGGTTGGTCGGACTGGGACGCATTGGCAGTGCGGTTGCGCTGCGAGCAAAAGTATTCGGCTTCAATGTGAGCTTCTACGATCCGTACCTGCCCGATGGTATCGAGAAATCGCTCGGACTCAACCGCGTCTACACCCTGCAGGAACTGCTGTTCCACTCCGATTGCGTCTCGTTGCACTGTACATTAAACGAGCATAATCATCATCTTATCAATGAGTTTACGATTAAACAG ATGAGACCCGGTGCATTCCTGGTAAATACGGCACGCGGTGGCCTGGTGGATGACGAGGCGCTTGCCGTCGCACTGAAGCAGGGTCGCATCCGAGCGGCAGCACTAGACGTTCATGAGAATGAGCCATACAATGTATTTCAG GGTGCCCTGAAAGATGCCCCTAACCTGCTCTGTACGCCACACGCTGCCTTCTACAGCGAAGCGGCCACGACGGAACTGCGCGAGATGGCGGCGAGCGAAATCCGACGGGCAATCATTGGCAATATACCGGAGTGTCTCCGGAACTGTGTGAACAAGGAGTACTTCCTGCGTTCCTCGACGGGCGGTGGTGCCGGCGGATACTCAGAAG TAAAACGATGA
- the LOC120904898 gene encoding C-terminal-binding protein isoform X5: MMPKRSRLGDVRGPISNGPMQSRPLVALLDGRDCSIEMPILKDVATVAFCDAQSTSEIHEKVLNEAVGALMWHTIILTKEDLEKFKALRIIVRIGSGVDNIDVKAAGELGIAVCNVPGYGVEEVADTTMCLILNLYRRTYWLANMVREGKKFTGPEQVRDAAQGCARIRGDTLGLVGLGRIGSAVALRAKVFGFNVSFYDPYLPDGIEKSLGLNRVYTLQELLFHSDCVSLHCTLNEHNHHLINEFTIKQMRPGAFLVNTARGGLVDDEALAVALKQGRIRAAALDVHENEPYNVFQGALKDAPNLLCTPHAAFYSEAATTELREMAASEIRRAIIGNIPECLRNCVNKEYFLRSSTGGGAGGYSEEMAAKLLAGTT; the protein is encoded by the exons ATGATGCCGAAACGATCACGTCTGGGTGACGTCCGCGGGCCAATTTCGAACGGACCGATGCAATCGCGCCCGCTGGTCGCTCTTCTCGATGGGCGCGACTGTTCGATCGAGATGCCCATACTGAAGGATGTGGCCACGGTTGCATTCTGCGATGCACAGAGCACATCAGAGATTCATGAAAAA GTATTAAACGAAGCCGTAGGCGCACTGATGTGGCACACAATCATTCTGACGAAGGAGGATCTGGAAAAGTTCAAAGCCCTCCGGATAATCGTCCGGATTGGAAGCGGAGTCGATAACATTGACGTGAAGGCGGCCGGCGAGCTCGGTATCGCCGTCTGCAATGTGCCCGGCTATGGCGTCGAGGAGGTTGCCGACACGACCATGTGCTTGATCCTGAACCTGTACCGGCGGACCTACTGGTTGGCGAACATGGTGCGAGAAGGCAAGAAATTTACTGGCCCGGAACAGGTGCGAGATGCAGCGCAG GGATGTGCCAGAATACGCGGTGACACACTTGGGTTGGTCGGACTGGGACGCATTGGCAGTGCGGTTGCGCTGCGAGCAAAAGTATTCGGCTTCAATGTGAGCTTCTACGATCCGTACCTGCCCGATGGTATCGAGAAATCGCTCGGACTCAACCGCGTCTACACCCTGCAGGAACTGCTGTTCCACTCCGATTGCGTCTCGTTGCACTGTACATTAAACGAGCATAATCATCATCTTATCAATGAGTTTACGATTAAACAG ATGAGACCCGGTGCATTCCTGGTAAATACGGCACGCGGTGGCCTGGTGGATGACGAGGCGCTTGCCGTCGCACTGAAGCAGGGTCGCATCCGAGCGGCAGCACTAGACGTTCATGAGAATGAGCCATACAATGTATTTCAG GGTGCCCTGAAAGATGCCCCTAACCTGCTCTGTACGCCACACGCTGCCTTCTACAGCGAAGCGGCCACGACGGAACTGCGCGAGATGGCGGCGAGCGAAATCCGACGGGCAATCATTGGCAATATACCGGAGTGTCTCCGGAACTGTGTGAACAAGGAGTACTTCCTGCGTTCCTCGACGGGCGGTGGTGCCGGCGGATACTCAGAAG
- the LOC120904898 gene encoding C-terminal-binding protein isoform X4, whose amino-acid sequence MMPKRSRLGDVRGPISNGPMQSRPLVALLDGRDCSIEMPILKDVATVAFCDAQSTSEIHEKVLNEAVGALMWHTIILTKEDLEKFKALRIIVRIGSGVDNIDVKAAGELGIAVCNVPGYGVEEVADTTMCLILNLYRRTYWLANMVREGKKFTGPEQVRDAAQGCARIRGDTLGLVGLGRIGSAVALRAKVFGFNVSFYDPYLPDGIEKSLGLNRVYTLQELLFHSDCVSLHCTLNEHNHHLINEFTIKQMRPGAFLVNTARGGLVDDEALAVALKQGRIRAAALDVHENEPYNVFQGALKDAPNLLCTPHAAFYSEAATTELREMAASEIRRAIIGNIPECLRNCVNKEYFLRSSTGGGAGGYSEVLTENNHTRTVSAEEEYHKKQR is encoded by the exons ATGATGCCGAAACGATCACGTCTGGGTGACGTCCGCGGGCCAATTTCGAACGGACCGATGCAATCGCGCCCGCTGGTCGCTCTTCTCGATGGGCGCGACTGTTCGATCGAGATGCCCATACTGAAGGATGTGGCCACGGTTGCATTCTGCGATGCACAGAGCACATCAGAGATTCATGAAAAA GTATTAAACGAAGCCGTAGGCGCACTGATGTGGCACACAATCATTCTGACGAAGGAGGATCTGGAAAAGTTCAAAGCCCTCCGGATAATCGTCCGGATTGGAAGCGGAGTCGATAACATTGACGTGAAGGCGGCCGGCGAGCTCGGTATCGCCGTCTGCAATGTGCCCGGCTATGGCGTCGAGGAGGTTGCCGACACGACCATGTGCTTGATCCTGAACCTGTACCGGCGGACCTACTGGTTGGCGAACATGGTGCGAGAAGGCAAGAAATTTACTGGCCCGGAACAGGTGCGAGATGCAGCGCAG GGATGTGCCAGAATACGCGGTGACACACTTGGGTTGGTCGGACTGGGACGCATTGGCAGTGCGGTTGCGCTGCGAGCAAAAGTATTCGGCTTCAATGTGAGCTTCTACGATCCGTACCTGCCCGATGGTATCGAGAAATCGCTCGGACTCAACCGCGTCTACACCCTGCAGGAACTGCTGTTCCACTCCGATTGCGTCTCGTTGCACTGTACATTAAACGAGCATAATCATCATCTTATCAATGAGTTTACGATTAAACAG ATGAGACCCGGTGCATTCCTGGTAAATACGGCACGCGGTGGCCTGGTGGATGACGAGGCGCTTGCCGTCGCACTGAAGCAGGGTCGCATCCGAGCGGCAGCACTAGACGTTCATGAGAATGAGCCATACAATGTATTTCAG GGTGCCCTGAAAGATGCCCCTAACCTGCTCTGTACGCCACACGCTGCCTTCTACAGCGAAGCGGCCACGACGGAACTGCGCGAGATGGCGGCGAGCGAAATCCGACGGGCAATCATTGGCAATATACCGGAGTGTCTCCGGAACTGTGTGAACAAGGAGTACTTCCTGCGTTCCTCGACGGGCGGTGGTGCCGGCGGATACTCAGAAG
- the LOC120904898 gene encoding C-terminal-binding protein isoform X6: MMPKRSRLGDVRGPISNGPMQSRPLVALLDGRDCSIEMPILKDVATVAFCDAQSTSEIHEKVLNEAVGALMWHTIILTKEDLEKFKALRIIVRIGSGVDNIDVKAAGELGIAVCNVPGYGVEEVADTTMCLILNLYRRTYWLANMVREGKKFTGPEQVRDAAQGCARIRGDTLGLVGLGRIGSAVALRAKVFGFNVSFYDPYLPDGIEKSLGLNRVYTLQELLFHSDCVSLHCTLNEHNHHLINEFTIKQMRPGAFLVNTARGGLVDDEALAVALKQGRIRAAALDVHENEPYNVFQGALKDAPNLLCTPHAAFYSEAATTELREMAASEIRRAIIGNIPECLRNCVNKEYFLRSSTGGGAGGYSEAILPQRTTEE; the protein is encoded by the exons ATGATGCCGAAACGATCACGTCTGGGTGACGTCCGCGGGCCAATTTCGAACGGACCGATGCAATCGCGCCCGCTGGTCGCTCTTCTCGATGGGCGCGACTGTTCGATCGAGATGCCCATACTGAAGGATGTGGCCACGGTTGCATTCTGCGATGCACAGAGCACATCAGAGATTCATGAAAAA GTATTAAACGAAGCCGTAGGCGCACTGATGTGGCACACAATCATTCTGACGAAGGAGGATCTGGAAAAGTTCAAAGCCCTCCGGATAATCGTCCGGATTGGAAGCGGAGTCGATAACATTGACGTGAAGGCGGCCGGCGAGCTCGGTATCGCCGTCTGCAATGTGCCCGGCTATGGCGTCGAGGAGGTTGCCGACACGACCATGTGCTTGATCCTGAACCTGTACCGGCGGACCTACTGGTTGGCGAACATGGTGCGAGAAGGCAAGAAATTTACTGGCCCGGAACAGGTGCGAGATGCAGCGCAG GGATGTGCCAGAATACGCGGTGACACACTTGGGTTGGTCGGACTGGGACGCATTGGCAGTGCGGTTGCGCTGCGAGCAAAAGTATTCGGCTTCAATGTGAGCTTCTACGATCCGTACCTGCCCGATGGTATCGAGAAATCGCTCGGACTCAACCGCGTCTACACCCTGCAGGAACTGCTGTTCCACTCCGATTGCGTCTCGTTGCACTGTACATTAAACGAGCATAATCATCATCTTATCAATGAGTTTACGATTAAACAG ATGAGACCCGGTGCATTCCTGGTAAATACGGCACGCGGTGGCCTGGTGGATGACGAGGCGCTTGCCGTCGCACTGAAGCAGGGTCGCATCCGAGCGGCAGCACTAGACGTTCATGAGAATGAGCCATACAATGTATTTCAG GGTGCCCTGAAAGATGCCCCTAACCTGCTCTGTACGCCACACGCTGCCTTCTACAGCGAAGCGGCCACGACGGAACTGCGCGAGATGGCGGCGAGCGAAATCCGACGGGCAATCATTGGCAATATACCGGAGTGTCTCCGGAACTGTGTGAACAAGGAGTACTTCCTGCGTTCCTCGACGGGCGGTGGTGCCGGCGGATACTCAGAAG